A single Paenibacillus sp. FSL R5-0517 DNA region contains:
- a CDS encoding GNAT family N-acetyltransferase: MTNYHVRPIEEEDIPFLWEMLYASLHTRENDEPLPIESVHTPELSKYVEEWGREGDFGYIAVDQHNRRLGSITLRFYTDQNAGYGYVNAATPEMGMAVTQDARGKGVGTLLLQSALDEVERRGIEAISLSVDPDNQAIRLYRRSGFVEKGLCGTSVTMVRVSTSKS; encoded by the coding sequence GTGACCAACTATCATGTCCGTCCGATTGAGGAAGAAGATATCCCTTTTCTGTGGGAGATGTTATACGCATCCCTGCATACACGAGAAAATGATGAACCTCTCCCAATCGAAAGTGTTCATACACCTGAACTGTCCAAATACGTTGAAGAATGGGGAAGGGAAGGAGACTTCGGATATATTGCAGTTGACCAACATAACCGAAGATTAGGTTCAATAACATTACGATTCTATACGGATCAGAATGCGGGATACGGTTATGTGAATGCAGCTACGCCAGAGATGGGGATGGCTGTAACACAAGATGCACGTGGAAAAGGAGTAGGTACCTTACTGCTTCAGAGCGCATTAGATGAGGTGGAACGGAGGGGAATTGAAGCAATCTCCCTCAGTGTTGATCCCGATAACCAAGCGATTCGCTTGTATAGGCGCTCAGGGTTTGTGGAGAAAGGGCTCTGTGGTACATCGGTAACGATGGTACGAGTGAGTACTTCGAAATCTTAA